In Populus trichocarpa isolate Nisqually-1 chromosome 16, P.trichocarpa_v4.1, whole genome shotgun sequence, a genomic segment contains:
- the LOC7455850 gene encoding protein FAR1-RELATED SEQUENCE 2 isoform X9 — MEIDLELPSSDQEKLESGANTNECIMDSASELRGIDEAASSCLVEEVVEACGLNAIEGVIDGGDKVEERGVGVDGVGEGGISVPQNGLKFETKEAAYAFYRDYALSVGFGITIKASRRSKKNGKFIDVKIACSRFGSKRESSVTVNPRSCTKTDCKAGMHMKRTEDEKWVIYGFVKEHNHEICKEDYDNATGRRNKQSGAVARPKKGLQLALDEDDVKVMLEYFMCMQAENSTFFYAIDLDHEKRMRNVFWIDAKGRHDYHSFCDVVFFDTFYVSSKYKLPFVPIIGVNNHFQFVLLGCALIGEHSASSFLWLMHTWLKAVGGQAPKVIITDQERFLNEAVVDVFPDTLHYYSLWHVFSKIPENLSPVMNQSEIFMLKFNKCIYQSQTDEQFEKRWWKMVDRFELREDEWVHSLYENRIKWVPTFIRDISLAGMSTTERSGSVASFFDKYIHREAVFKEFMEQYKAFLEDGYEMEAKAEFETQNKQPALRSLSSFEKQASTLYTDAIFKKFQVEVLGVVSCHLKKESEDEATINFRVDDFEERQNFLVSWNKSTMDICCICRSFEYRGFLCKHAILVLQMSGVSNIPSRYILKRWTKGAKINQAVDKVSKSLHYRVQRFNDLCKQAIKLGKEGSLSKEAYDIAVRTLEEVLENCVGLNNSVKSVLEPNTLDVLGFPGFEEENCDNCFAKSSKKKRTYKKKKDQINSRAHHTDNCYIPQQDTQEVGQLNSISPFRDGYYSNQQGLPVLGQLHLIPTHVSHFGAPLSMQGLGQLGFRAPTMQTSFSNLPDLEQPVSSTQFNGIATKHLHDKHLSS, encoded by the exons ATGGAGATAGATCTTGAACTGCCTTCGAGTGATCAGGAGAAATTAGAGTCTGGAGCGAACACAAATGAGTGTATCATGGATAGCGCAAGTGAATTGCGTGGTATTGATGAGGCTGCAAGTTCTTGTTTGGTTGAAGAGGTTGTTGAAGCGTGTGGGTTGAATGCAATTGAGGGTGTTATTGATGGTGGGGATAAGGTGGAGGAGAGGGGTGTGGGGGTTGATGGGGTTGGTGAAGGTGGGATCTCTGTGCCTCAGAATGGATTAAAATTTGAAACGAAGGAGGCAGCATATGCGTTCTATAGAGATTATGCGCTCTCTGTGGGATTTGGGATCACTATAAAAGCTAGTCGTCGTTCAAAAAAGAATGGGAAATTTATTGATGTCAAAATTGCTTGTTCTAGATTTGGAAGCAAGCGGGAGTCAAGTGTGACTGTTAATCCACGATCATGTACAAAGACAGATTGCAAGGCAGGAATGCACATGAAGAGGACAGAAGATGAGAAATGGGTTATATATGGTTTTGTAAAGGAGCATAACCATGAGATTTGTAAGGAAGATTATGATAATGCTACAGGGAGACGAAACAAGCAATCAGGTGCAGTTGCTCGTCCGAAGAAAGGTTTGCAGTTGGCTTTAGATGAGGATGATGTAAAAGTTATGCTCGAGTATTTTATGTGCATGCAGGCTGAGAATTCGACCTTCTTTTATGCAATAGATCTGGACCATGAAAAACGTATGAGAAATGTGTTCTGGATTGATGCAAAAGGCAGACATGATTATCATAGTTTCTGTGATGTTGTCTTCTTTGATACCTTTTATGTTAGCAGCAAATATAAGCTTCCTTTCGTTCCTATTATTGGAGTGAATAATCACTTCCAGTTCGTGTTACTTGGATGTGCATTGATTGGGGAGCACTCTGCATCTAGTTTTCTCTGGCTAATGCACACATGGCTCAAAGCAGTGGGTGGCCAAGCTCCAAAAGTAATTATTACTGATCAAGAAAGATTCCTGAATGAAGCTGTTGTGGATGTATTTCCTGACACACTCCACTACTATAGTTTATGGCATGTATTCAGTAAGATTCCTGAAAACTTGTCTCCTGTTATGAATCAAAGTgaaatttttatgttgaaattcAACAAATGTATTTATCAGTCTCAGACAGATGAGCAGTTTGAAAAGAGATGGTGGAAGATGGTTGATAGATTTGAACTAAGGGAGGATGAATGGGTTCACTCATTGTATGAAAATCGTATAAAGTGGGTCCCAACTTTTATACGAGATATATCTTTAGCTGGAATGTCCACAACTGAGCGATCTGGAAGCGTTGCCTCTTTTTTTGACAAGTACATTCACAGGGAAGCTGTATTCAAGGAGTTTATGGAGCAATATAAAGCATTTTTGGAGGACGGGTATGAGATGGAAGCCAAAGCTGAatttgaaacacaaaacaaacagcCTGCATTAAGGTCTCTCTCATCTTTTGAGAAACAAGCATCGACATTATATACAGATGCCATTTTCAAGAAATTCCAGGTTGAGGTTTTGGGAGTAGTTTCATGTCACCTGAAAAAGGAAAGTGAAGATGAGGCAACTATTAACTTTCGAGTTGATGATTTTGAAGAACGTCAGAATTTTCTTGTATCTTGGAACAAATCAACAATGGATATTTGTTGTATATGTCGTTCTTTTGAATACAGAGGTTTCTTGTGTAAACACGCAATCCTTGTTCTTCAAATGTCTGGTGTTTCCAACATACCATCCCGCTACATATTGAAGCGTTGGACAAAAGGTGCCAAGATTAATCAAGCTGTTGATAAGGTATCAAAAAGTCTTCATTATAGGGTACAACGTTTCAATGATTTATGTAAACAAGCCATCAAACTGGGCAAAGAGGGTTCTTTATCTAAAGAAGCTTATGATATTGCTGTTCGGACATTAGAGGAAGTCTTAGAAAATTGTGTAGGTCTAAATAACTCTGTTAAGAGTGTCTTAGAGCCTAACACCTTGGATGTTCTTGGTTTTCCTGGCTTTGAAGAAGAGAACTGTGATAACTGTTTCGCCAagtcatcaaagaaaaagagaacttacaagaaaaaaaag GACCAGATTAACTCTAGGGCACACCATACTGATAACTGCTACATTCCTCAACAGGACACGCAAGAGGTG GGACAGCTGAACTCAATTTCTCCATTCCGTGATGGTTATTATAGCAATCAACAGGGCTTACCAGTCCTG gGACAGTTGCATTTGATACCAACACATGTTAGTCACTTTGGAGCCCCACTGAGCATGCAGGGACTG GGTCAGTTGGGCTTCAGAGCACCAACCATGCAAACTTCTTTCAGTAACTTGCCAGATTTG GAACAGCCTGTCAGTTCTACGCAATTTAATGGCATCGCAACAAAGCATCTACATGACAAGCACCTCTCCAGTTAA
- the LOC7455850 gene encoding protein FAR1-RELATED SEQUENCE 2 isoform X7 has protein sequence MEIDLELPSSDQEKLESGANTNECIMDSASELRGIDEAASSCLVEEVVEACGLNAIEGVIDGGDKVEERGVGVDGVGEGGISVPQNGLKFETKEAAYAFYRDYALSVGFGITIKASRRSKKNGKFIDVKIACSRFGSKRESSVTVNPRSCTKTDCKAGMHMKRTEDEKWVIYGFVKEHNHEICKEDYDNATGRRNKQSGAVARPKKGLQLALDEDDVKVMLEYFMCMQAENSTFFYAIDLDHEKRMRNVFWIDAKGRHDYHSFCDVVFFDTFYVSSKYKLPFVPIIGVNNHFQFVLLGCALIGEHSASSFLWLMHTWLKAVGGQAPKVIITDQERFLNEAVVDVFPDTLHYYSLWHVFSKIPENLSPVMNQSEIFMLKFNKCIYQSQTDEQFEKRWWKMVDRFELREDEWVHSLYENRIKWVPTFIRDISLAGMSTTERSGSVASFFDKYIHREAVFKEFMEQYKAFLEDGYEMEAKAEFETQNKQPALRSLSSFEKQASTLYTDAIFKKFQVEVLGVVSCHLKKESEDEATINFRVDDFEERQNFLVSWNKSTMDICCICRSFEYRGFLCKHAILVLQMSGVSNIPSRYILKRWTKGAKINQAVDKVSKSLHYRVQRFNDLCKQAIKLGKEGSLSKEAYDIAVRTLEEVLENCVGLNNSVKSVLEPNTLDVLGFPGFEEENCDNCFAKSSKKKRTYKKKKDQINSRAHHTDNCYIPQQDTQEVELGSRAPNLEGYYGSQEGAPGVGQLNSISPFRDGYYSNQQGLPVLGQLHLIPTHVSHFGAPLSMQGLGQLGFRAPTMQTSFSNLPDLPVSSTQFNGIATKHLHDKHLSS, from the exons ATGGAGATAGATCTTGAACTGCCTTCGAGTGATCAGGAGAAATTAGAGTCTGGAGCGAACACAAATGAGTGTATCATGGATAGCGCAAGTGAATTGCGTGGTATTGATGAGGCTGCAAGTTCTTGTTTGGTTGAAGAGGTTGTTGAAGCGTGTGGGTTGAATGCAATTGAGGGTGTTATTGATGGTGGGGATAAGGTGGAGGAGAGGGGTGTGGGGGTTGATGGGGTTGGTGAAGGTGGGATCTCTGTGCCTCAGAATGGATTAAAATTTGAAACGAAGGAGGCAGCATATGCGTTCTATAGAGATTATGCGCTCTCTGTGGGATTTGGGATCACTATAAAAGCTAGTCGTCGTTCAAAAAAGAATGGGAAATTTATTGATGTCAAAATTGCTTGTTCTAGATTTGGAAGCAAGCGGGAGTCAAGTGTGACTGTTAATCCACGATCATGTACAAAGACAGATTGCAAGGCAGGAATGCACATGAAGAGGACAGAAGATGAGAAATGGGTTATATATGGTTTTGTAAAGGAGCATAACCATGAGATTTGTAAGGAAGATTATGATAATGCTACAGGGAGACGAAACAAGCAATCAGGTGCAGTTGCTCGTCCGAAGAAAGGTTTGCAGTTGGCTTTAGATGAGGATGATGTAAAAGTTATGCTCGAGTATTTTATGTGCATGCAGGCTGAGAATTCGACCTTCTTTTATGCAATAGATCTGGACCATGAAAAACGTATGAGAAATGTGTTCTGGATTGATGCAAAAGGCAGACATGATTATCATAGTTTCTGTGATGTTGTCTTCTTTGATACCTTTTATGTTAGCAGCAAATATAAGCTTCCTTTCGTTCCTATTATTGGAGTGAATAATCACTTCCAGTTCGTGTTACTTGGATGTGCATTGATTGGGGAGCACTCTGCATCTAGTTTTCTCTGGCTAATGCACACATGGCTCAAAGCAGTGGGTGGCCAAGCTCCAAAAGTAATTATTACTGATCAAGAAAGATTCCTGAATGAAGCTGTTGTGGATGTATTTCCTGACACACTCCACTACTATAGTTTATGGCATGTATTCAGTAAGATTCCTGAAAACTTGTCTCCTGTTATGAATCAAAGTgaaatttttatgttgaaattcAACAAATGTATTTATCAGTCTCAGACAGATGAGCAGTTTGAAAAGAGATGGTGGAAGATGGTTGATAGATTTGAACTAAGGGAGGATGAATGGGTTCACTCATTGTATGAAAATCGTATAAAGTGGGTCCCAACTTTTATACGAGATATATCTTTAGCTGGAATGTCCACAACTGAGCGATCTGGAAGCGTTGCCTCTTTTTTTGACAAGTACATTCACAGGGAAGCTGTATTCAAGGAGTTTATGGAGCAATATAAAGCATTTTTGGAGGACGGGTATGAGATGGAAGCCAAAGCTGAatttgaaacacaaaacaaacagcCTGCATTAAGGTCTCTCTCATCTTTTGAGAAACAAGCATCGACATTATATACAGATGCCATTTTCAAGAAATTCCAGGTTGAGGTTTTGGGAGTAGTTTCATGTCACCTGAAAAAGGAAAGTGAAGATGAGGCAACTATTAACTTTCGAGTTGATGATTTTGAAGAACGTCAGAATTTTCTTGTATCTTGGAACAAATCAACAATGGATATTTGTTGTATATGTCGTTCTTTTGAATACAGAGGTTTCTTGTGTAAACACGCAATCCTTGTTCTTCAAATGTCTGGTGTTTCCAACATACCATCCCGCTACATATTGAAGCGTTGGACAAAAGGTGCCAAGATTAATCAAGCTGTTGATAAGGTATCAAAAAGTCTTCATTATAGGGTACAACGTTTCAATGATTTATGTAAACAAGCCATCAAACTGGGCAAAGAGGGTTCTTTATCTAAAGAAGCTTATGATATTGCTGTTCGGACATTAGAGGAAGTCTTAGAAAATTGTGTAGGTCTAAATAACTCTGTTAAGAGTGTCTTAGAGCCTAACACCTTGGATGTTCTTGGTTTTCCTGGCTTTGAAGAAGAGAACTGTGATAACTGTTTCGCCAagtcatcaaagaaaaagagaacttacaagaaaaaaaag GACCAGATTAACTCTAGGGCACACCATACTGATAACTGCTACATTCCTCAACAGGACACGCAAGAGGTG GAATTAGGGTCTAGGGCACCAAATCTTGAAGGCTATTATGGCTCTCAAGAAGGCGCGCCGGGAGTG GGACAGCTGAACTCAATTTCTCCATTCCGTGATGGTTATTATAGCAATCAACAGGGCTTACCAGTCCTG gGACAGTTGCATTTGATACCAACACATGTTAGTCACTTTGGAGCCCCACTGAGCATGCAGGGACTG GGTCAGTTGGGCTTCAGAGCACCAACCATGCAAACTTCTTTCAGTAACTTGCCAGATTTG CCTGTCAGTTCTACGCAATTTAATGGCATCGCAACAAAGCATCTACATGACAAGCACCTCTCCAGTTAA
- the LOC7455850 gene encoding protein FAR1-RELATED SEQUENCE 2 isoform X2 produces the protein MEIDLELPSSDQEKLESGANTNECIMDSASELRGIDEAASSCLVEEVVEACGLNAIEGVIDGGDKVEERGVGVDGVGEGGISVPQNGLKFETKEAAYAFYRDYALSVGFGITIKASRRSKKNGKFIDVKIACSRFGSKRESSVTVNPRSCTKTDCKAGMHMKRTEDEKWVIYGFVKEHNHEICKEDYDNATGRRNKQSGAVARPKKGLQLALDEDDVKVMLEYFMCMQAENSTFFYAIDLDHEKRMRNVFWIDAKGRHDYHSFCDVVFFDTFYVSSKYKLPFVPIIGVNNHFQFVLLGCALIGEHSASSFLWLMHTWLKAVGGQAPKVIITDQERFLNEAVVDVFPDTLHYYSLWHVFSKIPENLSPVMNQSEIFMLKFNKCIYQSQTDEQFEKRWWKMVDRFELREDEWVHSLYENRIKWVPTFIRDISLAGMSTTERSGSVASFFDKYIHREAVFKEFMEQYKAFLEDGYEMEAKAEFETQNKQPALRSLSSFEKQASTLYTDAIFKKFQVEVLGVVSCHLKKESEDEATINFRVDDFEERQNFLVSWNKSTMDICCICRSFEYRGFLCKHAILVLQMSGVSNIPSRYILKRWTKGAKINQAVDKVSKSLHYRVQRFNDLCKQAIKLGKEGSLSKEAYDIAVRTLEEVLENCVGLNNSVKSVLEPNTLDVLGFPGFEEENCDNCFAKSSKKKRTYKKKKVYSEAGGIKIGLQESYQQMDQINSRAHHTDNCYIPQQDTQEELGSRAPNLEGYYGSQEGAPGVGQLNSISPFRDGYYSNQQGLPVLGQLHLIPTHVSHFGAPLSMQGLGQLGFRAPTMQTSFSNLPDLEQPVSSTQFNGIATKHLHDKHLSS, from the exons ATGGAGATAGATCTTGAACTGCCTTCGAGTGATCAGGAGAAATTAGAGTCTGGAGCGAACACAAATGAGTGTATCATGGATAGCGCAAGTGAATTGCGTGGTATTGATGAGGCTGCAAGTTCTTGTTTGGTTGAAGAGGTTGTTGAAGCGTGTGGGTTGAATGCAATTGAGGGTGTTATTGATGGTGGGGATAAGGTGGAGGAGAGGGGTGTGGGGGTTGATGGGGTTGGTGAAGGTGGGATCTCTGTGCCTCAGAATGGATTAAAATTTGAAACGAAGGAGGCAGCATATGCGTTCTATAGAGATTATGCGCTCTCTGTGGGATTTGGGATCACTATAAAAGCTAGTCGTCGTTCAAAAAAGAATGGGAAATTTATTGATGTCAAAATTGCTTGTTCTAGATTTGGAAGCAAGCGGGAGTCAAGTGTGACTGTTAATCCACGATCATGTACAAAGACAGATTGCAAGGCAGGAATGCACATGAAGAGGACAGAAGATGAGAAATGGGTTATATATGGTTTTGTAAAGGAGCATAACCATGAGATTTGTAAGGAAGATTATGATAATGCTACAGGGAGACGAAACAAGCAATCAGGTGCAGTTGCTCGTCCGAAGAAAGGTTTGCAGTTGGCTTTAGATGAGGATGATGTAAAAGTTATGCTCGAGTATTTTATGTGCATGCAGGCTGAGAATTCGACCTTCTTTTATGCAATAGATCTGGACCATGAAAAACGTATGAGAAATGTGTTCTGGATTGATGCAAAAGGCAGACATGATTATCATAGTTTCTGTGATGTTGTCTTCTTTGATACCTTTTATGTTAGCAGCAAATATAAGCTTCCTTTCGTTCCTATTATTGGAGTGAATAATCACTTCCAGTTCGTGTTACTTGGATGTGCATTGATTGGGGAGCACTCTGCATCTAGTTTTCTCTGGCTAATGCACACATGGCTCAAAGCAGTGGGTGGCCAAGCTCCAAAAGTAATTATTACTGATCAAGAAAGATTCCTGAATGAAGCTGTTGTGGATGTATTTCCTGACACACTCCACTACTATAGTTTATGGCATGTATTCAGTAAGATTCCTGAAAACTTGTCTCCTGTTATGAATCAAAGTgaaatttttatgttgaaattcAACAAATGTATTTATCAGTCTCAGACAGATGAGCAGTTTGAAAAGAGATGGTGGAAGATGGTTGATAGATTTGAACTAAGGGAGGATGAATGGGTTCACTCATTGTATGAAAATCGTATAAAGTGGGTCCCAACTTTTATACGAGATATATCTTTAGCTGGAATGTCCACAACTGAGCGATCTGGAAGCGTTGCCTCTTTTTTTGACAAGTACATTCACAGGGAAGCTGTATTCAAGGAGTTTATGGAGCAATATAAAGCATTTTTGGAGGACGGGTATGAGATGGAAGCCAAAGCTGAatttgaaacacaaaacaaacagcCTGCATTAAGGTCTCTCTCATCTTTTGAGAAACAAGCATCGACATTATATACAGATGCCATTTTCAAGAAATTCCAGGTTGAGGTTTTGGGAGTAGTTTCATGTCACCTGAAAAAGGAAAGTGAAGATGAGGCAACTATTAACTTTCGAGTTGATGATTTTGAAGAACGTCAGAATTTTCTTGTATCTTGGAACAAATCAACAATGGATATTTGTTGTATATGTCGTTCTTTTGAATACAGAGGTTTCTTGTGTAAACACGCAATCCTTGTTCTTCAAATGTCTGGTGTTTCCAACATACCATCCCGCTACATATTGAAGCGTTGGACAAAAGGTGCCAAGATTAATCAAGCTGTTGATAAGGTATCAAAAAGTCTTCATTATAGGGTACAACGTTTCAATGATTTATGTAAACAAGCCATCAAACTGGGCAAAGAGGGTTCTTTATCTAAAGAAGCTTATGATATTGCTGTTCGGACATTAGAGGAAGTCTTAGAAAATTGTGTAGGTCTAAATAACTCTGTTAAGAGTGTCTTAGAGCCTAACACCTTGGATGTTCTTGGTTTTCCTGGCTTTGAAGAAGAGAACTGTGATAACTGTTTCGCCAagtcatcaaagaaaaagagaacttacaagaaaaaaaag GTATACTCTGAGGCTGGGGGAATAAAAATTGGTTTGCAAGAAAGCTACCAGCAGATG GACCAGATTAACTCTAGGGCACACCATACTGATAACTGCTACATTCCTCAACAGGACACGCAAGAG GAATTAGGGTCTAGGGCACCAAATCTTGAAGGCTATTATGGCTCTCAAGAAGGCGCGCCGGGAGTG GGACAGCTGAACTCAATTTCTCCATTCCGTGATGGTTATTATAGCAATCAACAGGGCTTACCAGTCCTG gGACAGTTGCATTTGATACCAACACATGTTAGTCACTTTGGAGCCCCACTGAGCATGCAGGGACTG GGTCAGTTGGGCTTCAGAGCACCAACCATGCAAACTTCTTTCAGTAACTTGCCAGATTTG GAACAGCCTGTCAGTTCTACGCAATTTAATGGCATCGCAACAAAGCATCTACATGACAAGCACCTCTCCAGTTAA
- the LOC7455850 gene encoding protein FAR1-RELATED SEQUENCE 2 isoform X4 produces MEIDLELPSSDQEKLESGANTNECIMDSASELRGIDEAASSCLVEEVVEACGLNAIEGVIDGGDKVEERGVGVDGVGEGGISVPQNGLKFETKEAAYAFYRDYALSVGFGITIKASRRSKKNGKFIDVKIACSRFGSKRESSVTVNPRSCTKTDCKAGMHMKRTEDEKWVIYGFVKEHNHEICKEDYDNATGRRNKQSGAVARPKKGLQLALDEDDVKVMLEYFMCMQAENSTFFYAIDLDHEKRMRNVFWIDAKGRHDYHSFCDVVFFDTFYVSSKYKLPFVPIIGVNNHFQFVLLGCALIGEHSASSFLWLMHTWLKAVGGQAPKVIITDQERFLNEAVVDVFPDTLHYYSLWHVFSKIPENLSPVMNQSEIFMLKFNKCIYQSQTDEQFEKRWWKMVDRFELREDEWVHSLYENRIKWVPTFIRDISLAGMSTTERSGSVASFFDKYIHREAVFKEFMEQYKAFLEDGYEMEAKAEFETQNKQPALRSLSSFEKQASTLYTDAIFKKFQVEVLGVVSCHLKKESEDEATINFRVDDFEERQNFLVSWNKSTMDICCICRSFEYRGFLCKHAILVLQMSGVSNIPSRYILKRWTKGAKINQAVDKVSKSLHYRVQRFNDLCKQAIKLGKEGSLSKEAYDIAVRTLEEVLENCVGLNNSVKSVLEPNTLDVLGFPGFEEENCDNCFAKSSKKKRTYKKKKVYSEAGGIKIGLQESYQQMDQINSRAHHTDNCYIPQQDTQEELGSRAPNLEGYYGSQEGAPGVGQLNSISPFRDGYYSNQQGLPVLGQLHLIPTHVSHFGAPLSMQGLGQLGFRAPTMQTSFSNLPDLPVSSTQFNGIATKHLHDKHLSS; encoded by the exons ATGGAGATAGATCTTGAACTGCCTTCGAGTGATCAGGAGAAATTAGAGTCTGGAGCGAACACAAATGAGTGTATCATGGATAGCGCAAGTGAATTGCGTGGTATTGATGAGGCTGCAAGTTCTTGTTTGGTTGAAGAGGTTGTTGAAGCGTGTGGGTTGAATGCAATTGAGGGTGTTATTGATGGTGGGGATAAGGTGGAGGAGAGGGGTGTGGGGGTTGATGGGGTTGGTGAAGGTGGGATCTCTGTGCCTCAGAATGGATTAAAATTTGAAACGAAGGAGGCAGCATATGCGTTCTATAGAGATTATGCGCTCTCTGTGGGATTTGGGATCACTATAAAAGCTAGTCGTCGTTCAAAAAAGAATGGGAAATTTATTGATGTCAAAATTGCTTGTTCTAGATTTGGAAGCAAGCGGGAGTCAAGTGTGACTGTTAATCCACGATCATGTACAAAGACAGATTGCAAGGCAGGAATGCACATGAAGAGGACAGAAGATGAGAAATGGGTTATATATGGTTTTGTAAAGGAGCATAACCATGAGATTTGTAAGGAAGATTATGATAATGCTACAGGGAGACGAAACAAGCAATCAGGTGCAGTTGCTCGTCCGAAGAAAGGTTTGCAGTTGGCTTTAGATGAGGATGATGTAAAAGTTATGCTCGAGTATTTTATGTGCATGCAGGCTGAGAATTCGACCTTCTTTTATGCAATAGATCTGGACCATGAAAAACGTATGAGAAATGTGTTCTGGATTGATGCAAAAGGCAGACATGATTATCATAGTTTCTGTGATGTTGTCTTCTTTGATACCTTTTATGTTAGCAGCAAATATAAGCTTCCTTTCGTTCCTATTATTGGAGTGAATAATCACTTCCAGTTCGTGTTACTTGGATGTGCATTGATTGGGGAGCACTCTGCATCTAGTTTTCTCTGGCTAATGCACACATGGCTCAAAGCAGTGGGTGGCCAAGCTCCAAAAGTAATTATTACTGATCAAGAAAGATTCCTGAATGAAGCTGTTGTGGATGTATTTCCTGACACACTCCACTACTATAGTTTATGGCATGTATTCAGTAAGATTCCTGAAAACTTGTCTCCTGTTATGAATCAAAGTgaaatttttatgttgaaattcAACAAATGTATTTATCAGTCTCAGACAGATGAGCAGTTTGAAAAGAGATGGTGGAAGATGGTTGATAGATTTGAACTAAGGGAGGATGAATGGGTTCACTCATTGTATGAAAATCGTATAAAGTGGGTCCCAACTTTTATACGAGATATATCTTTAGCTGGAATGTCCACAACTGAGCGATCTGGAAGCGTTGCCTCTTTTTTTGACAAGTACATTCACAGGGAAGCTGTATTCAAGGAGTTTATGGAGCAATATAAAGCATTTTTGGAGGACGGGTATGAGATGGAAGCCAAAGCTGAatttgaaacacaaaacaaacagcCTGCATTAAGGTCTCTCTCATCTTTTGAGAAACAAGCATCGACATTATATACAGATGCCATTTTCAAGAAATTCCAGGTTGAGGTTTTGGGAGTAGTTTCATGTCACCTGAAAAAGGAAAGTGAAGATGAGGCAACTATTAACTTTCGAGTTGATGATTTTGAAGAACGTCAGAATTTTCTTGTATCTTGGAACAAATCAACAATGGATATTTGTTGTATATGTCGTTCTTTTGAATACAGAGGTTTCTTGTGTAAACACGCAATCCTTGTTCTTCAAATGTCTGGTGTTTCCAACATACCATCCCGCTACATATTGAAGCGTTGGACAAAAGGTGCCAAGATTAATCAAGCTGTTGATAAGGTATCAAAAAGTCTTCATTATAGGGTACAACGTTTCAATGATTTATGTAAACAAGCCATCAAACTGGGCAAAGAGGGTTCTTTATCTAAAGAAGCTTATGATATTGCTGTTCGGACATTAGAGGAAGTCTTAGAAAATTGTGTAGGTCTAAATAACTCTGTTAAGAGTGTCTTAGAGCCTAACACCTTGGATGTTCTTGGTTTTCCTGGCTTTGAAGAAGAGAACTGTGATAACTGTTTCGCCAagtcatcaaagaaaaagagaacttacaagaaaaaaaag GTATACTCTGAGGCTGGGGGAATAAAAATTGGTTTGCAAGAAAGCTACCAGCAGATG GACCAGATTAACTCTAGGGCACACCATACTGATAACTGCTACATTCCTCAACAGGACACGCAAGAG GAATTAGGGTCTAGGGCACCAAATCTTGAAGGCTATTATGGCTCTCAAGAAGGCGCGCCGGGAGTG GGACAGCTGAACTCAATTTCTCCATTCCGTGATGGTTATTATAGCAATCAACAGGGCTTACCAGTCCTG gGACAGTTGCATTTGATACCAACACATGTTAGTCACTTTGGAGCCCCACTGAGCATGCAGGGACTG GGTCAGTTGGGCTTCAGAGCACCAACCATGCAAACTTCTTTCAGTAACTTGCCAGATTTG CCTGTCAGTTCTACGCAATTTAATGGCATCGCAACAAAGCATCTACATGACAAGCACCTCTCCAGTTAA